In the Candidatus Eremiobacteraceae bacterium genome, one interval contains:
- a CDS encoding FtsW/RodA/SpoVE family cell cycle protein: protein MARAAVKALTAIRLHRSDMPLLVVVGVCAIVLMTLLPLDGPIAWWPLPFVAIGFIVWSMMEPDADPVLLPILAALCSIGLLVVGRLDADLAGHQAQWMLLGIAIVIVGRPAFARYRRLVSVAYPWVAGTLLLFVLLRFFGHEVNGARLWFTFGRFNAQPVEIAKLFMVFFMASYLTENGLAIAATPLSHVRETIRLLGPLVLGWGVSIVTLAFQRDVGMAALFLGIFLVMLYAASKRTDLVLLFALIFAAGTWFVAAHYPYVGARVSGWLDPWSDPLGRGYQPEQGYFSLAAGGLFGTGYHLGQPGFIPDASTDYVFAAWAEEFGAIGGFALLALYLALVTRALRIAFFADDRFTALLATGFAAILGIQVFVIVGGVVGLVPLTGITLPFISYGGSSMVANILMLGLLRQFSVREAVESRSAGLNLSTAKSTA, encoded by the coding sequence GTGGCGCGAGCAGCAGTCAAAGCCCTGACAGCGATCCGTCTGCACCGCAGCGACATGCCCTTGCTCGTCGTGGTCGGCGTCTGCGCCATCGTGCTCATGACGCTGCTGCCGTTGGACGGCCCCATCGCATGGTGGCCGCTCCCCTTCGTCGCGATCGGGTTCATCGTCTGGAGCATGATGGAGCCCGACGCCGATCCAGTGCTCCTTCCGATCCTCGCGGCGCTCTGCAGCATCGGCTTGCTCGTCGTCGGCCGGCTGGATGCCGATCTCGCCGGCCATCAAGCGCAGTGGATGCTGCTTGGCATCGCTATCGTCATCGTGGGAAGGCCTGCGTTCGCGCGATACCGCCGCCTCGTGTCCGTGGCGTATCCGTGGGTCGCGGGGACGCTGCTGTTGTTCGTCTTGCTCCGGTTCTTCGGCCACGAAGTCAACGGCGCGCGATTGTGGTTCACGTTTGGACGCTTCAACGCGCAGCCGGTCGAAATCGCGAAACTCTTCATGGTGTTCTTCATGGCGTCGTATCTCACGGAGAACGGGCTTGCGATCGCCGCGACGCCGCTCTCGCACGTGCGCGAAACGATCCGGCTCCTCGGGCCGCTCGTGCTCGGGTGGGGCGTCTCTATCGTGACCCTCGCGTTTCAGCGCGACGTCGGCATGGCGGCGTTGTTCTTGGGGATATTCCTCGTCATGCTCTACGCGGCGTCAAAACGCACGGATCTCGTCTTGCTGTTCGCATTGATCTTCGCCGCGGGCACGTGGTTCGTCGCGGCGCATTATCCGTACGTCGGGGCGCGCGTGTCGGGTTGGCTCGACCCGTGGAGCGACCCGCTTGGCCGGGGCTATCAGCCTGAACAAGGATACTTCTCGCTCGCGGCGGGCGGATTGTTCGGTACCGGCTACCACCTTGGCCAACCGGGATTTATCCCCGATGCTTCGACGGACTACGTGTTCGCGGCGTGGGCTGAAGAATTCGGAGCCATCGGCGGCTTCGCGCTGCTCGCGCTTTATCTCGCGCTGGTGACGCGAGCGCTACGAATCGCGTTCTTCGCCGACGATCGTTTTACGGCGTTGCTCGCGACCGGCTTCGCCGCCATTCTCGGCATTCAGGTCTTCGTGATCGTTGGCGGCGTCGTGGGGTTGGTGCCGCTGACCGGGATAACGCTTCCATTCATCTCATATGGCGGGTCGAGCATGGTGGCGAATATTTTAATGCTCGGACTGCTCCGTCAGTTCAGCGTGCGAGAGGCCGTAGAGTCCCGCAGCGCAGGCTTGAACCTCTCAACCGCGAAATCGACGGCATGA
- a CDS encoding secretin N-terminal domain-containing protein encodes MTFQRPLIAMIALTALLGLSSVPSSAQTAILEAVQSQQLPNGHARVLLQFNGPVSLRPTSPAPTTNYVLQIAGASSAPNVPTLQSINIGNVQSVALQQFGTTLTITFALTSPVQPTIASSPNGVYVVDVAPGQTPAQPQRSPFGAPSYATPTPTPASNGQLTKMIRLRYADVSEVVGILTNTGGQIAPSSVFNPQPSNVGVQQNGLGEGGFQGGFQGGFQGGFQGGFGQPSVGGYNQSPFGNNGYGGDQSGAQTGQRISDNLAIDRRLNAVILSGTADQIAQAEAIIRIIDVPVDSVLLDTEVLEVTDSGAKALGLDYSQTSTDPITHIYNQQSQILNNINAGAVPGSIPLQSNIFLLVSKGLAKVLASPKILTEDNQAAYILTGDSLPIRVTTPTSVGGVGAVSSQVEYINVGVNLEILPHVTGDGGVDTGVYSQVSSVTGFDSANDPQISTRQAQTKVILREGQSLVIGGLIQNRDIRNLQKIPILGDLPLVGALFRFYTETRENTNLIITVTPHIIAAPVTSGVAPIVSPVP; translated from the coding sequence ATGACTTTCCAGCGGCCGCTCATCGCGATGATCGCGCTGACGGCCTTGCTCGGTCTTTCGTCCGTTCCGTCCTCAGCTCAGACGGCCATACTCGAAGCCGTGCAGTCGCAGCAGCTTCCAAACGGTCACGCGCGCGTGCTGCTCCAATTCAACGGCCCGGTCTCGCTTCGTCCGACGAGTCCGGCGCCGACGACGAATTATGTCTTGCAGATCGCCGGCGCCTCATCGGCGCCCAATGTGCCGACGCTGCAATCCATCAATATCGGCAACGTCCAATCAGTCGCGCTGCAGCAGTTCGGCACGACGCTGACGATCACGTTCGCTCTCACGTCTCCGGTCCAGCCCACCATTGCATCGTCGCCAAACGGGGTCTACGTCGTCGACGTGGCGCCCGGCCAAACGCCGGCCCAACCGCAGCGTTCGCCGTTCGGCGCGCCGTCGTATGCGACTCCAACGCCAACGCCGGCTTCGAACGGTCAGTTGACGAAGATGATCCGGCTGCGTTACGCGGACGTCTCCGAAGTCGTCGGCATCCTGACGAACACCGGCGGTCAGATCGCGCCGTCGTCGGTCTTCAATCCGCAGCCGAGCAATGTCGGCGTGCAGCAGAACGGTTTAGGCGAGGGCGGGTTCCAAGGCGGTTTCCAGGGCGGATTCCAAGGCGGCTTCCAGGGCGGGTTCGGTCAGCCGTCGGTCGGGGGCTACAATCAATCGCCGTTCGGGAATAATGGCTACGGCGGCGATCAGAGCGGCGCGCAGACCGGTCAGCGCATCAGCGACAATCTTGCGATCGACCGGCGCCTCAACGCCGTCATCCTGTCGGGAACGGCGGATCAGATCGCGCAGGCTGAAGCGATCATCCGCATCATCGACGTGCCGGTGGACAGCGTGCTGCTCGACACCGAGGTGCTTGAGGTCACGGATTCCGGAGCGAAGGCGCTGGGTTTAGACTATAGCCAGACTTCCACGGATCCCATCACGCATATCTATAACCAACAGTCGCAGATCCTCAACAACATCAACGCCGGGGCGGTCCCAGGTTCGATACCGCTGCAGTCCAACATCTTCTTGCTGGTCAGTAAAGGACTGGCGAAGGTGCTCGCGTCGCCGAAGATCCTGACCGAGGACAATCAGGCAGCGTACATATTGACAGGCGATTCGCTCCCGATCCGCGTCACCACCCCGACGAGCGTCGGCGGGGTCGGCGCGGTCTCGAGCCAAGTCGAATACATCAACGTCGGCGTGAATCTTGAGATATTGCCGCACGTCACAGGCGACGGCGGAGTGGATACCGGCGTCTACTCGCAGGTCTCATCCGTCACGGGTTTCGACAGCGCGAACGATCCGCAGATCTCGACGCGGCAGGCACAGACCAAAGTGATCTTGCGTGAAGGCCAGTCGCTTGTGATCGGTGGCCTCATCCAGAATCGGGACATCCGCAACCTGCAGAAGATTCCGATCCTCGGCGATCTGCCACTTGTCGGCGCGTTGTTTCGTTTCTATACGGAGACGCGCGAAAACACGAATTTGATCATCACCGTCACGCCGCACATCATCGCTGCCCCCGTGACGAGCGGTGTCGCGCCGATCGTCTCTCCGGTCCCATAG